One genomic window of Coraliomargarita sinensis includes the following:
- a CDS encoding outer membrane protein — protein sequence MKKQILTLVPALLVWNFSLAEESAATSEGAFYGNVFGGFAVFGDGSVDVAANPSGETDFEIESGYSAGLLLGYDFGTFRLEGEFSHITGDIDTLELDTGDADVDSDFESNSLMINGLFDFDFDNIPLTLSLGAGIGASKVEYSSMVDVNDFTLVDDIDETVLIYQGIIRGSYALNERASLGLSYRYVVTEDTSSSGTVDTGATTTADSDIEFDSVGVSLFEIFFSYDF from the coding sequence ATGAAAAAACAAATCCTGACACTCGTTCCTGCTCTCCTGGTATGGAACTTTTCCTTAGCCGAGGAATCGGCTGCAACCTCCGAAGGTGCTTTTTACGGAAATGTATTTGGCGGCTTCGCAGTATTTGGCGATGGTTCTGTCGACGTGGCGGCGAATCCTTCCGGTGAAACCGATTTCGAAATTGAATCTGGTTACAGCGCAGGTCTCCTGCTCGGTTACGACTTCGGCACCTTCCGTCTCGAAGGTGAATTCTCCCACATCACGGGTGATATCGATACCTTGGAACTGGACACCGGCGACGCAGACGTGGACAGCGATTTTGAGAGCAATAGCCTCATGATTAACGGACTGTTTGATTTCGATTTCGATAACATTCCGCTCACGCTCTCGCTCGGTGCTGGTATCGGTGCGAGCAAGGTGGAGTACAGTTCAATGGTCGACGTGAATGATTTCACTTTGGTCGACGATATCGATGAGACGGTGTTGATCTACCAAGGTATCATCCGCGGGAGCTACGCACTTAACGAACGCGCAAGCCTGGGACTTTCCTACCGTTACGTCGTCACTGAAGATACGAGCTCCTCGGGAACCGTTGATACGGGTGCGACGACTACGGCAGATAGCGATATCGAATTCGACAGCGTCGGAGTCAGCCTCTTTGAAATCTTCTTCAGCTACGATTTCTAG
- the argF gene encoding ornithine carbamoyltransferase: MHHFIKETDFTLQQAQEVFSLARKFKANRLNSPQPLNMQSWGLLFYKSSTRTRISFEVGVNELGGFPIVLNSQSTQIGRGETIADTAKVMSRYLHGLVIRTFGHEIMEGFAADATIPVINGLTDFNHPCQLYTDIFTVLERISPEEMDINTLKGKKVAFFGDCASNMANSWITTAAMFGMEITLAGPEKFAPKQVITDALKADGLPVEFKFTTDPAEAAGGADILYTDVWVSMGDEDEAAERKAQMLPYQVTSELMALAHKDALFMHCLPAHAGEEVSQEVLDSPQSIIFDEAENRLHAQKAIMAELVGLNA; the protein is encoded by the coding sequence ATGCACCATTTTATCAAAGAAACCGACTTCACCCTCCAGCAAGCGCAGGAGGTCTTCTCGCTGGCCAGGAAGTTCAAGGCCAACCGGCTCAACAGTCCGCAGCCCCTCAACATGCAGTCTTGGGGCCTGCTCTTCTACAAGAGCAGCACGCGGACACGTATTTCCTTCGAGGTGGGCGTGAATGAACTCGGCGGCTTTCCCATCGTACTCAATTCGCAGAGCACCCAGATCGGCCGGGGCGAGACCATTGCCGACACCGCCAAGGTCATGTCACGGTATCTCCACGGTCTCGTCATCCGGACCTTCGGTCACGAAATTATGGAAGGCTTTGCCGCGGATGCCACCATTCCGGTGATCAACGGGCTGACCGACTTCAACCACCCCTGCCAACTCTATACCGATATCTTCACTGTGCTTGAACGGATCTCCCCCGAGGAGATGGATATCAACACACTCAAGGGCAAGAAAGTCGCCTTCTTCGGCGACTGCGCCAGTAACATGGCCAACTCCTGGATCACGACCGCCGCCATGTTCGGCATGGAGATCACCCTGGCGGGTCCGGAAAAGTTTGCGCCCAAGCAAGTCATCACCGATGCCCTCAAGGCCGACGGCCTGCCTGTTGAGTTCAAGTTCACCACAGATCCCGCCGAAGCTGCCGGTGGCGCCGACATTCTCTACACCGATGTCTGGGTCTCGATGGGCGACGAGGACGAAGCCGCTGAGCGCAAGGCCCAGATGCTGCCCTACCAGGTCACTTCCGAGCTGATGGCGCTCGCCCACAAGGACGCACTCTTCATGCACTGCCTGCCCGCTCACGCCGGTGAGGAAGTCTCGCAGGAGGTTCTCGACAGCCCGCAGAGCATCATCTTCGACGAAGCGGAAAACCGGCTCCACGCGCAAAAAGCCATCATGGCGGAGCTGGTGGGATTGAACGCATAA